Proteins encoded by one window of Aphidius gifuensis isolate YNYX2018 linkage group LG2, ASM1490517v1, whole genome shotgun sequence:
- the LOC122848232 gene encoding apoptosis-resistant E3 ubiquitin protein ligase 1 isoform X4, with amino-acid sequence MNNKIAMPDKNNNRENDTFVDEISSIGMSLRPSGSTSSGISSLVSCGQVEALPELPPQDEERLQRAARLLQQRLVLRQWLIDSGFSTSHYQKLIQMDVLSLEDVYWVEDNEARNALGKDLPRWIEARQNLPTSKDDLETLKADLWNSVVKNSQHQDAWTWGGMLVVSVSVAGLVTLAAMTQPALAPEAKHSLLQYVTGKYLLPSNCRVHFEWKEPQIVGGTMTFTVKFYQRNGQPYPICDKDNLIVDVSEGTRRVATSIDLGGTNPLAANTAVVKFTVRHAGQYRIAVLIGSCHVHGSPFLKNFLPGPPDPNKTIFVRQSSTVVCTAGIAHSMIIEPRDEYDNLCIFKNEDQPTNEYNVNITQIGSTEKCQPTVCNVKLEYDEPNQRIRLKVTFPKGGCYHATVSLSGLQLHNGDFDIIVLESSVARMVHNNVASKDPDICYAAKLLGIQGERFTKPKKVFCFISPKQLTIKEYLLKFIPKRLVTFRLCPSTKFHFDGTNNEHNGYDSFSIDDGCQPTIELISNYRDVIAATFTLFLLKNIGGSETFADKQNFFYHEVRKHHQKHYHEKLTIKIQRDKLLESSMKATKGFSVSEWCRNFEITFYGELGVDWGGVRREWFELICASLFDCGNGLFDSFGESQQALVHPNNKRSSNLKLKHYEFAGRIVGKCLYESALGGSYRQLVRARFTRSFLAQIIGLRVHYKYFEQDDPDLYLSKVKYILENDVEEMELYFVEEEYDKDGQLLNIAELINCGSKIRVTNDTKLRYLDALAQHRLASSIKNEVDAFLRGLNELIPDNLLGIFDENELELLLCGTGEYSVADLRAHHIVNGNSPEFLRVLDWFWTAVSNFTQEEMARLLQFTTGCSQLPPGGFQQLSPRFQITAAPTFANLPTAHTCFNQLCLPDYECYDHFERSLMLSISEGTEGFGMI; translated from the exons tgaaatatcatcaattggCATGTCATTACGACCAAGTGGAAGTACATCTTCTG gAATATCAAGTTTAGTAAGTTGTGGACAAGTTGAAGCACTGCCAGAATTACCACCTCAGGATGAGGAACGCCTTCAACGAGCTGCcagattattacaacaaagaTTGGTCCTTAGACAGTGGTTGATTGACAGTGGTTTCAGTACATCACACTATCAAAa atTAATACAAATGGATGTTTTATCACTTGAGGATGTTTATTGGGTAGAAGATAATGAAGCACGTAATGCACTTGGTAAAGATTTACCACGTTGGATTGAAGCTAGACAAAATTTACCAACATCAAAAGATGATCTTGAAACATTAAAAGCTGATTTATGGAATTCAGTTGTTAAAAATAGTCAACATCAAGATGCCTGGACATggg GTGGAATGCTGGTAGTTTCAGTATCTGTTGCTGGATTGGTAACACTTGCAGCAATGACACAACCAGCACTTGCACCAGAAGCAAAACATTCATTACTACAATATGTTACTGGAAAATATTTACTTCCAAGTAATTGTCGTGTACATTTCGAATGGAAAGAGCCACAAATTGTTGGTGGAACAATGACATTTACTGTTAAa ttttATCAACGTAATGGTCAACCGTATCCAATATGTGATAaggataatttaattgttgatgtaTCAGAAGGAACAAGAAGAGTTGCAACATCAATTGATTTAGGTGGTACAAATCCATTAGCTGCAAATACAGCTGTTGTTAAATTTACAGTACGACATGCTGGACAATATAGAATTGCTGTTTTAATTGGCTCTTGTCATGTTCATGGTAgtccatttttaaaaaattttcttcctg gaCCTCCTGAtccaaataaaacaatttttgttcGTCAAAGTTCAACTGTTGTTTGCACTGCTGGAATAGCACATTCAATGATTATCGAACCACGTGATGAATATGataatttgtgtatttttaaaaatgaagatCAACCAACTAATGAATACAATGTCAATATAACACAGATTGGATCTACTGAAAAATGTCAACCAACAGTTTGTAATGTAAAACTTGAATATGACGAGCCAAATCAAAGAATTCGCCTTAAAGTTACTTTTCCAAAAGGTGGATGTTATCATGCAACAGTCAGTCTATCTGGTCTTCAATTACACAATGGAGATTTCGATATAATTGTTCTTGAAA gttCTGTTGCAAGAATGGTACACAATAATGTTGCATCAAAAGATCCAGATATTTGTTATGCTGCAAAATTACTTGGTATACAAGGTGAACGTTTTACAAAgccaaaaaaagttttttgttttatatcaccaaaacaattaacaataaaagaatATCTACTTAAATTTATACCAAAACGCCTTGTAACATTTAGACTGTGTCCCTCGACAAAG TTTCATTTCGATGGTACAAATAATGAACACAATGGATAtgattcattttcaattgatgatgGTTGTCAGCcaacaattgaattaatatcaaattatcgtGATGTTATTGCAGCaacatttacattatttttattaaaaaatattggtggAAGTGAAACATTTGctgataaacaaaattttttttatcatgaagtACGTAAACATCATCAAAAacattatcatgaaaaattgacaataaaaatacaacgtGATAAGCTATTAGAATCATCAATGAAAGCAACAAAAGGATTTTCAGTAAGTGAATGGTGtagaaattttgaaataacattttatGGTGAACTTGGTGTTGATTGGGGTGGTGTTAGACGTGAATGGTTTGAATTAATATGTGcatcattatttgattgtgGTAATGGTTTATTTGATTCATTTGGTGAATCACAACAAGCACTTGTACAtccaaataataaaagatcatcaaatttaaaattaaaacattatgaATTTGCTGGACGTATTGTTGGTAAGTGTCTTTATGAATCAGCACTTGGTGGTTCATATAGACAACTTGTACGTGCTAGATTTACACGTTCATTTCTTGCCCAAATAATTGGTCTAAGAgtacattataaatattttgaacaaGATGATCCAGATCTTTATTTAAGtaaagttaaatatatattagaaaatGATGTTGAAGAAATGGaactttattttgttgaagaaGAATATGATAAAGAtggacaattattaaatattgctgAGTTAATTAATTGTGGATCAAAAATACGTGTTACAAATGATACCAAGTTACGTTATCTTGATGCACTTGCACAACATAGACTTGCtagttcaattaaaaatgaagttgATGCATTTTTACGTGGTTTAAATGAACTTATACCAGATAATTTATTAggtatatttgatgaaaatgaacTTGAGCTATTACTTTGTGGTACTGGTGAATATAGTGTTGCTGATCTTCGTGCTCATCATATTGTCAATGGTAATTCACCAGAATTTTTACGTGTATTGGATTGGTTTTGGACGGCTGTTAGTAATTTTACACAAGAAGAAATGGCTAgattattacaatttacaaCTGGATGTTCACAATTACCACCAGGTGGTTTTCAACAATTAAGTCCACGTTTTCAAATAACAGCTGCACCAACATTTGCCAATTTACCAACTGCACATACTTG tttcaatcAACTTTGTCTACCGGACTACGAATGCTATGATCATTTCGAGCGTTCATTGATGCTATCAATAAGTGAAGGAACTGAAGGATTTGGcatgatttaa
- the LOC122848232 gene encoding apoptosis-resistant E3 ubiquitin protein ligase 1 isoform X3, whose translation MNNKIAMPDKNNNRENDTFVDEISSIGMSLRPSGSTSSGISSLVSCGQVEALPELPPQDEERLQRAARLLQQRLVLRQWLIDSGFSTSHYQKLIQMDVLSLEDVYWVEDNEARNALGKDLPRWIEARQNLPTSKDDLETLKADLWNSVVKNSQHQDAWTWGGMLVVSVSVAGLVTLAAMTQPALAPEAKHSLLQYVTGKYLLPSNCRVHFEWKEPQIVGGTMTFTVKFYQRNGQPYPICDKDNLIVDVSEGTRRVATSIDLGGTNPLAANTAVVKFTVRHAGQYRIAVLIGSCHVHGSPFLKNFLPGPPDPNKTIFVRQSSTVVCTAGIAHSMIIEPRDEYDNLCIFKNEDQPTNEYNVNITQIGSTEKCQPTVCNVKLEYDEPNQRIRLKVTFPKGGCYHATVSLSGLQLHNGDFDIIVLESSVARMVHNNVASKDPDICYAAKLLGIQGERFTKPKKVFCFISPKQLTIKEYLLKFIPKRLVTFRLCPSTKVNLSMFHFDGTNNEHNGYDSFSIDDGCQPTIELISNYRDVIAATFTLFLLKNIGGSETFADKQNFFYHEVRKHHQKHYHEKLTIKIQRDKLLESSMKATKGFSVSEWCRNFEITFYGELGVDWGGVRREWFELICASLFDCGNGLFDSFGESQQALVHPNNKRSSNLKLKHYEFAGRIVGKCLYESALGGSYRQLVRARFTRSFLAQIIGLRVHYKYFEQDDPDLYLSKVKYILENDVEEMELYFVEEEYDKDGQLLNIAELINCGSKIRVTNDTKLRYLDALAQHRLASSIKNEVDAFLRGLNELIPDNLLGIFDENELELLLCGTGEYSVADLRAHHIVNGNSPEFLRVLDWFWTAVSNFTQEEMARLLQFTTGCSQLPPGGFQQLSPRFQITAAPTFANLPTAHTCFNQLCLPDYECYDHFERSLMLSISEGTEGFGMI comes from the exons tgaaatatcatcaattggCATGTCATTACGACCAAGTGGAAGTACATCTTCTG gAATATCAAGTTTAGTAAGTTGTGGACAAGTTGAAGCACTGCCAGAATTACCACCTCAGGATGAGGAACGCCTTCAACGAGCTGCcagattattacaacaaagaTTGGTCCTTAGACAGTGGTTGATTGACAGTGGTTTCAGTACATCACACTATCAAAa atTAATACAAATGGATGTTTTATCACTTGAGGATGTTTATTGGGTAGAAGATAATGAAGCACGTAATGCACTTGGTAAAGATTTACCACGTTGGATTGAAGCTAGACAAAATTTACCAACATCAAAAGATGATCTTGAAACATTAAAAGCTGATTTATGGAATTCAGTTGTTAAAAATAGTCAACATCAAGATGCCTGGACATggg GTGGAATGCTGGTAGTTTCAGTATCTGTTGCTGGATTGGTAACACTTGCAGCAATGACACAACCAGCACTTGCACCAGAAGCAAAACATTCATTACTACAATATGTTACTGGAAAATATTTACTTCCAAGTAATTGTCGTGTACATTTCGAATGGAAAGAGCCACAAATTGTTGGTGGAACAATGACATTTACTGTTAAa ttttATCAACGTAATGGTCAACCGTATCCAATATGTGATAaggataatttaattgttgatgtaTCAGAAGGAACAAGAAGAGTTGCAACATCAATTGATTTAGGTGGTACAAATCCATTAGCTGCAAATACAGCTGTTGTTAAATTTACAGTACGACATGCTGGACAATATAGAATTGCTGTTTTAATTGGCTCTTGTCATGTTCATGGTAgtccatttttaaaaaattttcttcctg gaCCTCCTGAtccaaataaaacaatttttgttcGTCAAAGTTCAACTGTTGTTTGCACTGCTGGAATAGCACATTCAATGATTATCGAACCACGTGATGAATATGataatttgtgtatttttaaaaatgaagatCAACCAACTAATGAATACAATGTCAATATAACACAGATTGGATCTACTGAAAAATGTCAACCAACAGTTTGTAATGTAAAACTTGAATATGACGAGCCAAATCAAAGAATTCGCCTTAAAGTTACTTTTCCAAAAGGTGGATGTTATCATGCAACAGTCAGTCTATCTGGTCTTCAATTACACAATGGAGATTTCGATATAATTGTTCTTGAAA gttCTGTTGCAAGAATGGTACACAATAATGTTGCATCAAAAGATCCAGATATTTGTTATGCTGCAAAATTACTTGGTATACAAGGTGAACGTTTTACAAAgccaaaaaaagttttttgttttatatcaccaaaacaattaacaataaaagaatATCTACTTAAATTTATACCAAAACGCCTTGTAACATTTAGACTGTGTCCCTCGACAAAGGTAAACTTATCAATG TTTCATTTCGATGGTACAAATAATGAACACAATGGATAtgattcattttcaattgatgatgGTTGTCAGCcaacaattgaattaatatcaaattatcgtGATGTTATTGCAGCaacatttacattatttttattaaaaaatattggtggAAGTGAAACATTTGctgataaacaaaattttttttatcatgaagtACGTAAACATCATCAAAAacattatcatgaaaaattgacaataaaaatacaacgtGATAAGCTATTAGAATCATCAATGAAAGCAACAAAAGGATTTTCAGTAAGTGAATGGTGtagaaattttgaaataacattttatGGTGAACTTGGTGTTGATTGGGGTGGTGTTAGACGTGAATGGTTTGAATTAATATGTGcatcattatttgattgtgGTAATGGTTTATTTGATTCATTTGGTGAATCACAACAAGCACTTGTACAtccaaataataaaagatcatcaaatttaaaattaaaacattatgaATTTGCTGGACGTATTGTTGGTAAGTGTCTTTATGAATCAGCACTTGGTGGTTCATATAGACAACTTGTACGTGCTAGATTTACACGTTCATTTCTTGCCCAAATAATTGGTCTAAGAgtacattataaatattttgaacaaGATGATCCAGATCTTTATTTAAGtaaagttaaatatatattagaaaatGATGTTGAAGAAATGGaactttattttgttgaagaaGAATATGATAAAGAtggacaattattaaatattgctgAGTTAATTAATTGTGGATCAAAAATACGTGTTACAAATGATACCAAGTTACGTTATCTTGATGCACTTGCACAACATAGACTTGCtagttcaattaaaaatgaagttgATGCATTTTTACGTGGTTTAAATGAACTTATACCAGATAATTTATTAggtatatttgatgaaaatgaacTTGAGCTATTACTTTGTGGTACTGGTGAATATAGTGTTGCTGATCTTCGTGCTCATCATATTGTCAATGGTAATTCACCAGAATTTTTACGTGTATTGGATTGGTTTTGGACGGCTGTTAGTAATTTTACACAAGAAGAAATGGCTAgattattacaatttacaaCTGGATGTTCACAATTACCACCAGGTGGTTTTCAACAATTAAGTCCACGTTTTCAAATAACAGCTGCACCAACATTTGCCAATTTACCAACTGCACATACTTG tttcaatcAACTTTGTCTACCGGACTACGAATGCTATGATCATTTCGAGCGTTCATTGATGCTATCAATAAGTGAAGGAACTGAAGGATTTGGcatgatttaa
- the LOC122848232 gene encoding apoptosis-resistant E3 ubiquitin protein ligase 1 isoform X2 — translation MLLPKAMARWSTVLSGVFLTLSMVLCLGKLLMLAVNGNNGDLTEADLWLAEIDLIKYRPLFHQKGISSLVSCGQVEALPELPPQDEERLQRAARLLQQRLVLRQWLIDSGFSTSHYQKLIQMDVLSLEDVYWVEDNEARNALGKDLPRWIEARQNLPTSKDDLETLKADLWNSVVKNSQHQDAWTWGGMLVVSVSVAGLVTLAAMTQPALAPEAKHSLLQYVTGKYLLPSNCRVHFEWKEPQIVGGTMTFTVKFYQRNGQPYPICDKDNLIVDVSEGTRRVATSIDLGGTNPLAANTAVVKFTVRHAGQYRIAVLIGSCHVHGSPFLKNFLPGPPDPNKTIFVRQSSTVVCTAGIAHSMIIEPRDEYDNLCIFKNEDQPTNEYNVNITQIGSTEKCQPTVCNVKLEYDEPNQRIRLKVTFPKGGCYHATVSLSGLQLHNGDFDIIVLESSVARMVHNNVASKDPDICYAAKLLGIQGERFTKPKKVFCFISPKQLTIKEYLLKFIPKRLVTFRLCPSTKFHFDGTNNEHNGYDSFSIDDGCQPTIELISNYRDVIAATFTLFLLKNIGGSETFADKQNFFYHEVRKHHQKHYHEKLTIKIQRDKLLESSMKATKGFSVSEWCRNFEITFYGELGVDWGGVRREWFELICASLFDCGNGLFDSFGESQQALVHPNNKRSSNLKLKHYEFAGRIVGKCLYESALGGSYRQLVRARFTRSFLAQIIGLRVHYKYFEQDDPDLYLSKVKYILENDVEEMELYFVEEEYDKDGQLLNIAELINCGSKIRVTNDTKLRYLDALAQHRLASSIKNEVDAFLRGLNELIPDNLLGIFDENELELLLCGTGEYSVADLRAHHIVNGNSPEFLRVLDWFWTAVSNFTQEEMARLLQFTTGCSQLPPGGFQQLSPRFQITAAPTFANLPTAHTCFNQLCLPDYECYDHFERSLMLSISEGTEGFGMI, via the exons gAATATCAAGTTTAGTAAGTTGTGGACAAGTTGAAGCACTGCCAGAATTACCACCTCAGGATGAGGAACGCCTTCAACGAGCTGCcagattattacaacaaagaTTGGTCCTTAGACAGTGGTTGATTGACAGTGGTTTCAGTACATCACACTATCAAAa atTAATACAAATGGATGTTTTATCACTTGAGGATGTTTATTGGGTAGAAGATAATGAAGCACGTAATGCACTTGGTAAAGATTTACCACGTTGGATTGAAGCTAGACAAAATTTACCAACATCAAAAGATGATCTTGAAACATTAAAAGCTGATTTATGGAATTCAGTTGTTAAAAATAGTCAACATCAAGATGCCTGGACATggg GTGGAATGCTGGTAGTTTCAGTATCTGTTGCTGGATTGGTAACACTTGCAGCAATGACACAACCAGCACTTGCACCAGAAGCAAAACATTCATTACTACAATATGTTACTGGAAAATATTTACTTCCAAGTAATTGTCGTGTACATTTCGAATGGAAAGAGCCACAAATTGTTGGTGGAACAATGACATTTACTGTTAAa ttttATCAACGTAATGGTCAACCGTATCCAATATGTGATAaggataatttaattgttgatgtaTCAGAAGGAACAAGAAGAGTTGCAACATCAATTGATTTAGGTGGTACAAATCCATTAGCTGCAAATACAGCTGTTGTTAAATTTACAGTACGACATGCTGGACAATATAGAATTGCTGTTTTAATTGGCTCTTGTCATGTTCATGGTAgtccatttttaaaaaattttcttcctg gaCCTCCTGAtccaaataaaacaatttttgttcGTCAAAGTTCAACTGTTGTTTGCACTGCTGGAATAGCACATTCAATGATTATCGAACCACGTGATGAATATGataatttgtgtatttttaaaaatgaagatCAACCAACTAATGAATACAATGTCAATATAACACAGATTGGATCTACTGAAAAATGTCAACCAACAGTTTGTAATGTAAAACTTGAATATGACGAGCCAAATCAAAGAATTCGCCTTAAAGTTACTTTTCCAAAAGGTGGATGTTATCATGCAACAGTCAGTCTATCTGGTCTTCAATTACACAATGGAGATTTCGATATAATTGTTCTTGAAA gttCTGTTGCAAGAATGGTACACAATAATGTTGCATCAAAAGATCCAGATATTTGTTATGCTGCAAAATTACTTGGTATACAAGGTGAACGTTTTACAAAgccaaaaaaagttttttgttttatatcaccaaaacaattaacaataaaagaatATCTACTTAAATTTATACCAAAACGCCTTGTAACATTTAGACTGTGTCCCTCGACAAAG TTTCATTTCGATGGTACAAATAATGAACACAATGGATAtgattcattttcaattgatgatgGTTGTCAGCcaacaattgaattaatatcaaattatcgtGATGTTATTGCAGCaacatttacattatttttattaaaaaatattggtggAAGTGAAACATTTGctgataaacaaaattttttttatcatgaagtACGTAAACATCATCAAAAacattatcatgaaaaattgacaataaaaatacaacgtGATAAGCTATTAGAATCATCAATGAAAGCAACAAAAGGATTTTCAGTAAGTGAATGGTGtagaaattttgaaataacattttatGGTGAACTTGGTGTTGATTGGGGTGGTGTTAGACGTGAATGGTTTGAATTAATATGTGcatcattatttgattgtgGTAATGGTTTATTTGATTCATTTGGTGAATCACAACAAGCACTTGTACAtccaaataataaaagatcatcaaatttaaaattaaaacattatgaATTTGCTGGACGTATTGTTGGTAAGTGTCTTTATGAATCAGCACTTGGTGGTTCATATAGACAACTTGTACGTGCTAGATTTACACGTTCATTTCTTGCCCAAATAATTGGTCTAAGAgtacattataaatattttgaacaaGATGATCCAGATCTTTATTTAAGtaaagttaaatatatattagaaaatGATGTTGAAGAAATGGaactttattttgttgaagaaGAATATGATAAAGAtggacaattattaaatattgctgAGTTAATTAATTGTGGATCAAAAATACGTGTTACAAATGATACCAAGTTACGTTATCTTGATGCACTTGCACAACATAGACTTGCtagttcaattaaaaatgaagttgATGCATTTTTACGTGGTTTAAATGAACTTATACCAGATAATTTATTAggtatatttgatgaaaatgaacTTGAGCTATTACTTTGTGGTACTGGTGAATATAGTGTTGCTGATCTTCGTGCTCATCATATTGTCAATGGTAATTCACCAGAATTTTTACGTGTATTGGATTGGTTTTGGACGGCTGTTAGTAATTTTACACAAGAAGAAATGGCTAgattattacaatttacaaCTGGATGTTCACAATTACCACCAGGTGGTTTTCAACAATTAAGTCCACGTTTTCAAATAACAGCTGCACCAACATTTGCCAATTTACCAACTGCACATACTTG tttcaatcAACTTTGTCTACCGGACTACGAATGCTATGATCATTTCGAGCGTTCATTGATGCTATCAATAAGTGAAGGAACTGAAGGATTTGGcatgatttaa
- the LOC122848232 gene encoding apoptosis-resistant E3 ubiquitin protein ligase 1 isoform X1, protein MLLPKAMARWSTVLSGVFLTLSMVLCLGKLLMLAVNGNNGDLTEADLWLAEIDLIKYRPLFHQKGISSLVSCGQVEALPELPPQDEERLQRAARLLQQRLVLRQWLIDSGFSTSHYQKLIQMDVLSLEDVYWVEDNEARNALGKDLPRWIEARQNLPTSKDDLETLKADLWNSVVKNSQHQDAWTWGGMLVVSVSVAGLVTLAAMTQPALAPEAKHSLLQYVTGKYLLPSNCRVHFEWKEPQIVGGTMTFTVKFYQRNGQPYPICDKDNLIVDVSEGTRRVATSIDLGGTNPLAANTAVVKFTVRHAGQYRIAVLIGSCHVHGSPFLKNFLPGPPDPNKTIFVRQSSTVVCTAGIAHSMIIEPRDEYDNLCIFKNEDQPTNEYNVNITQIGSTEKCQPTVCNVKLEYDEPNQRIRLKVTFPKGGCYHATVSLSGLQLHNGDFDIIVLESSVARMVHNNVASKDPDICYAAKLLGIQGERFTKPKKVFCFISPKQLTIKEYLLKFIPKRLVTFRLCPSTKVNLSMFHFDGTNNEHNGYDSFSIDDGCQPTIELISNYRDVIAATFTLFLLKNIGGSETFADKQNFFYHEVRKHHQKHYHEKLTIKIQRDKLLESSMKATKGFSVSEWCRNFEITFYGELGVDWGGVRREWFELICASLFDCGNGLFDSFGESQQALVHPNNKRSSNLKLKHYEFAGRIVGKCLYESALGGSYRQLVRARFTRSFLAQIIGLRVHYKYFEQDDPDLYLSKVKYILENDVEEMELYFVEEEYDKDGQLLNIAELINCGSKIRVTNDTKLRYLDALAQHRLASSIKNEVDAFLRGLNELIPDNLLGIFDENELELLLCGTGEYSVADLRAHHIVNGNSPEFLRVLDWFWTAVSNFTQEEMARLLQFTTGCSQLPPGGFQQLSPRFQITAAPTFANLPTAHTCFNQLCLPDYECYDHFERSLMLSISEGTEGFGMI, encoded by the exons gAATATCAAGTTTAGTAAGTTGTGGACAAGTTGAAGCACTGCCAGAATTACCACCTCAGGATGAGGAACGCCTTCAACGAGCTGCcagattattacaacaaagaTTGGTCCTTAGACAGTGGTTGATTGACAGTGGTTTCAGTACATCACACTATCAAAa atTAATACAAATGGATGTTTTATCACTTGAGGATGTTTATTGGGTAGAAGATAATGAAGCACGTAATGCACTTGGTAAAGATTTACCACGTTGGATTGAAGCTAGACAAAATTTACCAACATCAAAAGATGATCTTGAAACATTAAAAGCTGATTTATGGAATTCAGTTGTTAAAAATAGTCAACATCAAGATGCCTGGACATggg GTGGAATGCTGGTAGTTTCAGTATCTGTTGCTGGATTGGTAACACTTGCAGCAATGACACAACCAGCACTTGCACCAGAAGCAAAACATTCATTACTACAATATGTTACTGGAAAATATTTACTTCCAAGTAATTGTCGTGTACATTTCGAATGGAAAGAGCCACAAATTGTTGGTGGAACAATGACATTTACTGTTAAa ttttATCAACGTAATGGTCAACCGTATCCAATATGTGATAaggataatttaattgttgatgtaTCAGAAGGAACAAGAAGAGTTGCAACATCAATTGATTTAGGTGGTACAAATCCATTAGCTGCAAATACAGCTGTTGTTAAATTTACAGTACGACATGCTGGACAATATAGAATTGCTGTTTTAATTGGCTCTTGTCATGTTCATGGTAgtccatttttaaaaaattttcttcctg gaCCTCCTGAtccaaataaaacaatttttgttcGTCAAAGTTCAACTGTTGTTTGCACTGCTGGAATAGCACATTCAATGATTATCGAACCACGTGATGAATATGataatttgtgtatttttaaaaatgaagatCAACCAACTAATGAATACAATGTCAATATAACACAGATTGGATCTACTGAAAAATGTCAACCAACAGTTTGTAATGTAAAACTTGAATATGACGAGCCAAATCAAAGAATTCGCCTTAAAGTTACTTTTCCAAAAGGTGGATGTTATCATGCAACAGTCAGTCTATCTGGTCTTCAATTACACAATGGAGATTTCGATATAATTGTTCTTGAAA gttCTGTTGCAAGAATGGTACACAATAATGTTGCATCAAAAGATCCAGATATTTGTTATGCTGCAAAATTACTTGGTATACAAGGTGAACGTTTTACAAAgccaaaaaaagttttttgttttatatcaccaaaacaattaacaataaaagaatATCTACTTAAATTTATACCAAAACGCCTTGTAACATTTAGACTGTGTCCCTCGACAAAGGTAAACTTATCAATG TTTCATTTCGATGGTACAAATAATGAACACAATGGATAtgattcattttcaattgatgatgGTTGTCAGCcaacaattgaattaatatcaaattatcgtGATGTTATTGCAGCaacatttacattatttttattaaaaaatattggtggAAGTGAAACATTTGctgataaacaaaattttttttatcatgaagtACGTAAACATCATCAAAAacattatcatgaaaaattgacaataaaaatacaacgtGATAAGCTATTAGAATCATCAATGAAAGCAACAAAAGGATTTTCAGTAAGTGAATGGTGtagaaattttgaaataacattttatGGTGAACTTGGTGTTGATTGGGGTGGTGTTAGACGTGAATGGTTTGAATTAATATGTGcatcattatttgattgtgGTAATGGTTTATTTGATTCATTTGGTGAATCACAACAAGCACTTGTACAtccaaataataaaagatcatcaaatttaaaattaaaacattatgaATTTGCTGGACGTATTGTTGGTAAGTGTCTTTATGAATCAGCACTTGGTGGTTCATATAGACAACTTGTACGTGCTAGATTTACACGTTCATTTCTTGCCCAAATAATTGGTCTAAGAgtacattataaatattttgaacaaGATGATCCAGATCTTTATTTAAGtaaagttaaatatatattagaaaatGATGTTGAAGAAATGGaactttattttgttgaagaaGAATATGATAAAGAtggacaattattaaatattgctgAGTTAATTAATTGTGGATCAAAAATACGTGTTACAAATGATACCAAGTTACGTTATCTTGATGCACTTGCACAACATAGACTTGCtagttcaattaaaaatgaagttgATGCATTTTTACGTGGTTTAAATGAACTTATACCAGATAATTTATTAggtatatttgatgaaaatgaacTTGAGCTATTACTTTGTGGTACTGGTGAATATAGTGTTGCTGATCTTCGTGCTCATCATATTGTCAATGGTAATTCACCAGAATTTTTACGTGTATTGGATTGGTTTTGGACGGCTGTTAGTAATTTTACACAAGAAGAAATGGCTAgattattacaatttacaaCTGGATGTTCACAATTACCACCAGGTGGTTTTCAACAATTAAGTCCACGTTTTCAAATAACAGCTGCACCAACATTTGCCAATTTACCAACTGCACATACTTG tttcaatcAACTTTGTCTACCGGACTACGAATGCTATGATCATTTCGAGCGTTCATTGATGCTATCAATAAGTGAAGGAACTGAAGGATTTGGcatgatttaa